The following are encoded together in the Azospirillum lipoferum 4B genome:
- the nifE gene encoding nitrogenase iron-molybdenum cofactor biosynthesis protein NifE produces the protein MLQDKIQDVFNEPGCATNQAKSAKEKKKGCTKSLKPGAAAGGCAYDGAMIVLQPIADAAHLVHGPIACLGNSWDNRGSQSSGPQLYRTGFTTDLSELDVIGGGEKKLYRAIKEIVQQYDPPAVFVYQTCVPAMTGDDIAAVCKFATQKLGKPVIPVDAPGFVGSKNLGNKLAGEALLEHVIGTVEPEYTTPTDVCIIGEYNLAGELWLVKPLLDEIGIRLLSCISGDGRYNEVAQAHRARVTMMVCSQALVNVGRKMQERYGIPYFEGSFYGVSDMSDTLRTMARMLVERGADKSLIDRAEGVIAREESRVWRRLEPYKPRFEGKRVLLFTGGVKSWSMVSALEGAGLTILGTSTKKSTKEDKERIKKMKGDEFHQWDDLKPRDIYKMLADDQADIMMSGGRSQFISLKAKVPWLDINQERHHAYAGYDGIVNLCEEIDKTLSNPIWRQVRQPAPWESGPSSTLLAAE, from the coding sequence ATGCTCCAGGACAAGATCCAGGACGTCTTCAACGAACCGGGCTGCGCGACCAACCAGGCCAAGTCGGCCAAGGAGAAGAAGAAGGGCTGCACCAAGTCGCTGAAACCGGGGGCCGCGGCCGGCGGCTGCGCCTATGACGGGGCGATGATCGTGCTGCAGCCGATCGCCGATGCCGCCCATCTGGTCCATGGCCCCATCGCCTGCCTGGGCAACTCGTGGGACAACCGCGGCTCGCAATCCTCCGGCCCGCAACTCTACCGCACCGGCTTCACCACCGACCTGTCGGAACTGGACGTCATCGGCGGCGGCGAGAAGAAGCTCTACCGCGCCATCAAGGAGATCGTCCAGCAATACGACCCGCCGGCCGTCTTCGTCTATCAGACCTGCGTGCCCGCCATGACCGGCGACGACATCGCCGCGGTCTGCAAGTTCGCAACGCAGAAGCTGGGCAAGCCGGTGATCCCGGTGGATGCGCCGGGCTTCGTCGGGTCGAAGAACCTCGGCAACAAGCTGGCCGGCGAGGCGCTGCTGGAGCATGTCATCGGCACGGTGGAGCCGGAATACACCACCCCCACCGATGTCTGCATCATCGGCGAATACAACCTCGCCGGCGAGCTGTGGCTGGTCAAGCCGCTGCTCGACGAGATCGGCATCCGCCTGTTGTCCTGCATCTCCGGCGACGGCCGTTACAACGAGGTCGCCCAGGCCCACCGCGCCCGCGTCACCATGATGGTGTGCAGCCAGGCGCTGGTGAATGTCGGCCGCAAGATGCAGGAACGCTACGGCATCCCCTATTTCGAGGGCTCCTTCTACGGCGTTTCCGACATGTCGGACACCCTGCGCACCATGGCCCGCATGCTGGTGGAGCGCGGCGCCGACAAGAGCCTGATCGACCGGGCCGAAGGCGTGATCGCCCGCGAGGAAAGCCGCGTCTGGCGCCGGTTGGAACCCTACAAGCCGCGCTTCGAGGGCAAGCGCGTCCTCCTCTTCACCGGCGGGGTCAAGAGCTGGTCGATGGTCAGCGCGCTGGAAGGCGCCGGCCTGACCATCCTCGGCACCTCCACCAAGAAGTCGACCAAGGAGGACAAGGAGCGCATCAAGAAGATGAAGGGCGACGAGTTCCACCAGTGGGACGACCTGAAGCCGCGCGACATCTACAAGATGCTGGCCGACGATCAGGCCGACATCATGATGTCCGGCGGCCGGTCGCAGTTCATCTCCTTGAAGGCAAAGGTTCCCTGGCTCGACATCAACCAGGAGCGCCACCACGCCTATGCCGGCTATGACGGCATCGTCAATCTCTGCGAGGAGATCGACAAGACGCTGTCCAACCCGATCTGGCGTCAGGTCCGCCAGCCGGCACCGTGGGAGTCCGGTCCGTCCTCCACCCTTCTGGCGGCGGAGTGA
- a CDS encoding glutamate--cysteine ligase yields the protein MSAPPTTRGEPITDRRQLVAYLESGSKPAPDWRIGTEHEKFAYRTSDLRPLTYDGPDGIRELLTRMTRFGWQPVEEKGNIIALVQDMANITLEPGGQVELSGAPLETLHQTCAEVHRHLRQVKEVGAELGIAMMGLGFQPKWTRDDIPWMPKGRYKIMRDYMPKVGSLGLDMMTRTCTVQVNLDFASEADMVKKFRVSLALQPIATALFAMSPFTEGKPNGFQSFRSHIWTDTDPDRTGDIPFVFEDGFGFERYVDYLLDTPMYFVYRDGTYIDAAGQSFRAYMDGKLPALPGEVPLITDWADHTTTAFPEVRLKKYLEMRGADGGPWRSLCALPALWVGLLYDQVALDAAWDLVKDWTTEERAHLRAEVPRSGLRTTFRNGTVRDVALEVVAIARDGLARRGRNDNWGDDETHFLDTLQMIAESGRSPADELLEKFNGPWGGSVDPVFKEYAY from the coding sequence ATCCGGCAGCAAGCCGGCGCCGGACTGGCGCATCGGGACCGAGCACGAGAAGTTCGCCTACCGCACCTCCGACCTGCGGCCGCTGACCTATGACGGGCCGGACGGCATCCGCGAACTGCTGACCCGCATGACCCGCTTCGGCTGGCAGCCGGTGGAGGAGAAGGGCAACATCATCGCGTTGGTCCAGGACATGGCCAACATCACGCTGGAACCGGGCGGTCAGGTCGAACTGTCGGGCGCGCCGCTGGAGACCCTGCACCAGACCTGTGCCGAGGTGCACCGCCACCTGCGCCAGGTGAAGGAGGTCGGGGCCGAGCTGGGCATCGCCATGATGGGGCTGGGCTTCCAGCCGAAATGGACGCGCGACGACATCCCCTGGATGCCCAAGGGCCGCTACAAGATCATGCGCGACTACATGCCGAAGGTCGGCTCGCTCGGCCTCGACATGATGACGCGGACCTGCACGGTGCAGGTCAACCTGGACTTCGCGTCCGAAGCCGACATGGTGAAGAAGTTCCGCGTCTCGCTGGCCTTGCAGCCGATTGCGACCGCGCTGTTCGCCATGTCCCCCTTCACGGAGGGCAAGCCGAACGGCTTCCAGAGCTTCCGCAGCCACATCTGGACCGACACCGATCCGGACCGCACCGGCGACATTCCCTTCGTGTTCGAGGACGGCTTCGGCTTCGAACGCTATGTCGACTATCTGCTCGACACGCCGATGTACTTCGTCTACCGCGACGGCACCTACATCGACGCGGCCGGCCAGTCCTTCCGCGCCTATATGGACGGCAAGCTGCCGGCTTTGCCGGGCGAGGTGCCGCTGATCACCGATTGGGCCGACCACACCACCACCGCTTTTCCGGAAGTGCGGCTGAAGAAGTATCTGGAGATGCGCGGCGCCGACGGCGGTCCGTGGCGCAGCCTGTGCGCCCTGCCGGCGCTGTGGGTCGGGCTGCTCTACGATCAGGTGGCGCTGGATGCCGCCTGGGATCTGGTGAAGGACTGGACGACGGAGGAACGCGCGCATCTGCGCGCCGAGGTGCCGCGGTCGGGCCTGCGCACGACGTTCCGCAATGGGACGGTGCGCGACGTGGCGCTGGAGGTGGTGGCTATTGCGCGCGACGGTCTGGCGAGGCGCGGCCGCAACGACAATTGGGGCGACGACGAGACCCACTTCCTCGACACCCTGCAGATGATCGCGGAGAGCGGCCGCAGCCCGGCCGACGAGCTTCTGGAGAAGTTCAACGGCCCCTGGGGTGGCAGCGTCGATCCGGTGTTCAAGGAGTATGCGTACTGA
- the fdxB gene encoding ferredoxin III, nif-specific, which produces MADFLTGTTRGGQSWTPKFVETIDQKQCIGCGRCFKVCGRGVLNMIGLTEDGDIVDAFDDEAEKKVMTVETAANCIGCESCSKVCSKSCITHVPVAA; this is translated from the coding sequence ATGGCTGATTTCCTGACCGGCACCACCCGGGGTGGTCAGAGCTGGACCCCGAAATTCGTCGAGACCATCGATCAGAAGCAGTGCATCGGCTGCGGCCGCTGCTTCAAGGTCTGCGGCCGCGGCGTGCTGAACATGATCGGCCTGACCGAGGACGGCGACATCGTCGACGCCTTCGACGACGAGGCCGAGAAGAAGGTGATGACGGTCGAGACCGCGGCCAACTGCATCGGCTGCGAAAGCTGCTCCAAGGTGTGTTCGAAGAGCTGCATCACGCATGTGCCGGTGGCGGCGTAG
- a CDS encoding NifX-associated nitrogen fixation protein — protein MADVAEVSVADQFVKTLVLLFRAEDSYGAWEGKPDEALLAPFILDKEARAAIPIIGDPDPDTLWRLELFYKAVGVTVEKQTGMMASPMMKMSHEGFGRMILTTGRLVVVSKTLRDVHRFGFPSIEKLAADGAKLVEDAVALIREYPEVANL, from the coding sequence ATGGCTGATGTGGCTGAAGTGTCCGTCGCCGACCAGTTCGTGAAGACGCTGGTCCTGCTGTTCCGTGCCGAGGACAGCTATGGCGCCTGGGAAGGCAAGCCGGACGAGGCTCTGCTCGCCCCCTTCATCCTGGACAAGGAGGCCCGCGCCGCCATCCCGATCATCGGCGACCCCGACCCGGACACGCTGTGGCGGCTGGAGCTGTTCTACAAGGCGGTCGGCGTCACCGTCGAAAAGCAGACCGGCATGATGGCCTCGCCGATGATGAAGATGAGCCATGAGGGCTTCGGCCGCATGATCCTCACCACCGGCCGGCTGGTGGTGGTGTCGAAGACCCTGCGCGACGTCCACCGCTTCGGCTTCCCCAGCATCGAGAAGCTGGCCGCCGACGGCGCCAAGCTGGTCGAGGACGCGGTGGCACTGATCCGGGAGTACCCCGAGGTCGCGAATCTCTGA
- the nifN gene encoding nitrogenase iron-molybdenum cofactor biosynthesis protein NifN, whose product MSHIQRFPSAAKAASTNPLKMSQPLGAALAYLGVDRCLPLFHGSQGCTAFGLVLLVRHFREAIPLQTTAMDQVSTILGGYDNLEQAIRTIVERNKPAMIGVATTGVTETKGEDMGGQYTLFRQRNPDMAGTALVFANTPDFAGGFEDGFAAAVTAMVERLVEPSPVRIPTQVNVLAGSHLSPGDVEELRDIIEGFGLSPIMLPDLSLSMAGRQPTDFTATSLGGVTVDQIRAMGASATTIVVGEHMRVAGNALELKTDVPSHFFSRLTGLEASDKLVRLLMELSGKPAPARLRRQREALVDAMLDGHFFFSRKRIAVALEPDLLYAVTGFLADMGAEVVAAVSPTQSPVLERLKAATIMVGDHSDMETLARDADLIVSNSHGRQGAARIGVPLHRMGLPMFDRLGAGLRVQVGYRGTRELLCEIGNLFLAREMDHGPHDAGHHGADESHGCGGGSCGCNAV is encoded by the coding sequence ATGTCCCACATCCAGCGCTTTCCCTCCGCCGCCAAGGCCGCCTCCACCAACCCGCTGAAGATGAGCCAGCCGCTGGGCGCTGCCCTGGCCTATCTCGGCGTCGACCGCTGCCTGCCGCTGTTCCATGGGTCGCAGGGCTGCACCGCCTTCGGGCTGGTGCTGCTGGTCCGCCATTTCCGCGAGGCGATCCCGCTGCAGACCACGGCGATGGATCAGGTCTCCACCATCCTCGGCGGCTACGACAATCTGGAACAGGCGATCCGCACCATCGTCGAGCGCAACAAGCCCGCCATGATCGGCGTCGCCACCACCGGCGTCACCGAGACCAAGGGCGAGGACATGGGCGGCCAGTACACGCTGTTCCGCCAGCGCAACCCCGACATGGCCGGCACCGCCCTGGTCTTCGCCAACACCCCCGACTTCGCCGGCGGCTTCGAGGACGGCTTCGCCGCCGCCGTGACCGCCATGGTGGAGCGGCTGGTCGAACCCTCGCCGGTGCGCATCCCGACCCAGGTCAATGTGCTGGCCGGCAGCCATCTGTCGCCCGGCGATGTCGAGGAACTGCGCGACATCATCGAGGGCTTCGGCCTGTCGCCGATCATGCTGCCCGACCTGTCGCTGTCGATGGCCGGGCGCCAGCCGACCGACTTCACCGCCACCTCGCTGGGCGGCGTGACGGTGGACCAGATCCGCGCCATGGGCGCCTCGGCCACCACCATCGTGGTCGGCGAGCATATGCGGGTGGCCGGCAACGCGCTGGAGCTGAAGACCGACGTTCCCAGCCATTTCTTTAGCCGCCTGACCGGGTTGGAGGCGTCGGACAAGCTGGTCCGGCTGCTGATGGAACTGTCGGGCAAGCCGGCGCCGGCCCGGCTGCGGCGCCAGCGCGAAGCCCTGGTCGACGCCATGCTGGACGGGCATTTCTTCTTCAGCCGCAAGCGCATCGCCGTCGCGCTGGAACCCGACCTGCTCTATGCCGTCACCGGCTTCCTGGCCGACATGGGGGCCGAGGTGGTCGCCGCGGTGTCGCCGACGCAAAGCCCGGTGCTGGAACGGCTGAAGGCCGCCACCATCATGGTCGGCGACCATTCCGACATGGAGACGCTGGCCCGCGACGCCGACCTGATCGTCTCCAACTCGCACGGGCGGCAGGGCGCGGCGCGGATCGGCGTGCCGCTGCACCGCATGGGCCTGCCGATGTTCGACCGGCTGGGGGCGGGCCTGCGCGTCCAGGTCGGCTACCGCGGCACGCGCGAGCTGCTGTGCGAGATCGGCAACCTGTTCCTCGCCCGCGAGATGGACCACGGGCCCCACGACGCCGGACATCATGGGGCAGACGAATCGCACGGCTGCGGAGGCGGATCATGCGGATGCAACGCCGTCTGA
- the nifX gene encoding nitrogen fixation protein NifX has translation MKVAFCTQDMQHVDAHFGWAKNIAVYRVDRQGHAFLETFQFGGSMFEDGNEDKLVPKLEALADVAIVYLSAIGASAAARVVAKKIHPVKVEATETIPALLDKLVQTLNGNPPPWLRKAMGETPQFHFDEEEV, from the coding sequence ATGAAGGTCGCTTTCTGCACCCAGGACATGCAGCACGTCGATGCGCATTTCGGCTGGGCCAAGAACATCGCCGTCTATCGGGTCGACCGCCAGGGCCATGCCTTTCTGGAGACCTTCCAGTTCGGCGGCTCGATGTTCGAGGACGGCAACGAGGACAAGCTGGTTCCCAAGCTGGAGGCGCTGGCCGATGTCGCCATCGTCTACCTGTCGGCCATCGGCGCCTCGGCCGCCGCCCGCGTGGTGGCGAAGAAGATCCATCCGGTGAAGGTCGAGGCCACCGAAACCATTCCGGCCCTGCTCGACAAGCTGGTCCAGACGCTGAACGGCAATCCACCGCCCTGGCTGCGCAAGGCGATGGGCGAGACGCCGCAATTCCATTTCGACGAGGAGGAGGTCTGA
- a CDS encoding CCE_0567 family metalloprotein, protein MSDIDALKDEIKKLNARATQKKMDLHDLSEELPQNWQSILTVAQETYDAFKTLTEKRAALKALEKA, encoded by the coding sequence ATGAGCGACATCGACGCCCTGAAGGACGAGATCAAGAAGCTGAACGCCCGCGCCACCCAGAAGAAGATGGATCTGCACGATTTGTCGGAAGAGCTTCCGCAGAACTGGCAGAGCATCCTGACGGTGGCGCAGGAAACCTATGACGCCTTCAAGACCCTGACCGAGAAGCGGGCGGCGCTGAAGGCGCTGGAGAAGGCCTAA